tcggactaagtccacctgcagggtttaacatggcaatccttatgagctcctcttggggacattctcaacctagataactagaacacatattccttctataatcaacaacacatactataagtaatatcatttcccaacttatcgggcatattgatttatcgagctaaacctcaccctttgataagtcaaagaaataaatattaaataaatgtgcttgttattatattatgattaagagcacacacttccataataactaaggtctagttcttttactaagtcagtacaaaaagaacttacctaaatggtcctactcaatacacttaaagtgtatcagtgtaatttattagtcaagataaactaatacttaattacactacgactattctgatggtttgttcctttccatcttagtcgtgagcaactgtttataatttatagagaactgacaacatggtcttctgagtgtgacaccacacccatgttatctactatataaattaattgaacaattacatttaataaataaatgcagatattgaccaatgtgattcttttatttcaaaaataaatgtttacaaaagctaggcttttagtatacactccagcAAATGTAATGAAGTGTGCGTACCTTGTCATTGGAGAGGACCCTATGTTTATATATTACCTCTATAACTTTAACAATCATGAGATGACAGAGAATGTCGAGTGTCAGAAGTTGTTGAGCAACGGAGCATATGCATACTGGAAGGCGTATAGTTAGTCCGAGGAAACTTCCGCTACTCATGTGTGTCCTTTTTGTAACTGACGCTATTAAGGAGGCAGTTGAAGGAATATACTGTCATAATGTGTCGGCTGAGGGGAAGCATAATCGCCTTAGAGGAAGGTTCCCTGGACCTGCATCATCTTAGAGGAATATTCTTTGACAGACGGTTGTTATTCTATAACAAATTGTTAGAATTCTTTGATAATGATGTTCCCTGAGCACATCTTGGCCATGTGTTGTCTTGCCAGAGCGAATAATAAATGGAACCTTGCGTTTTATGAGTATATCTCAGCCAACCGTTGATTTGTATGGGCGAATAATAAATGGAACCTTGCGTTTTATGAGTATATCTCATTCAGGCGTTGACCTGCCTAGGTGAATAATAAATGAAACCTTATGTTTTATAAGGTTGGCCCACACTCTACACTGATATGATATATATGTGTAGTAATACTGGAGATCTGAGTGAAATACCGTCAAGTTCTTAGGATCGCTCCAATATATACTAGGAGTTTGGAGATCTGAGTAAAATACTATCCGGTTCTTAGGGTCGCTCGAATATATGCTAGGAGTCTAGGGATCTGAGTAAAGTACCGTCCGGTTCTTAGGGTCACTTGAATGTATGTTGGGTATCTAGAGATCTAAGTGAAATCATAGAATCGGGTCCCTTGAGCCCGGAAGGCCTTATGGTTGTTGTACCATAAACAGGGCTGCTCATCTTCTAGAGAATGGAAAACTAAGTCTGCAGGAACTAGACCAACCTTTCGGTTAGGCATCCTCACAATTGGGGGCTGGTCCCTAACCACCGAAGTAATATCTCAAGCCATTCAGATCCAGTCGGGAAATTGACCATACTTAGGACTGGAATGCTCGTTCCTCAGGCAGGACCGCCCATCCTTGAATTGGGGACCTTAACACTGGATGAGAGACTGAGCTTTACCCAAGGGTGGCATGTTGACTGCTACCTTTCCTTGACTTGTACTTTCACCTCACCTTGAGCCTGATGTTCTCATTTAACACCCTATATCACTCATAATGAATTAAGTTTAAGAATTGCAAGTGATATTGCGAAGCAATTTAAATCAAGGACATGAAGGTATATATGTGATTGCCTAGGCTTGGTATGATGGTAAGAGGTAGAGTGTATTTCCAAACAATTTAGGATTTAATTCTCACATACGATCCATTTACGATGATTGAACTACTAATAAAATTGAGGTGTCATGTCAAAAGCAATCGTCGTACTTTCTAGATTTACTTAATGGGATGAATATggggctatatatatatatatatacttgaagaACTAATTGTCCAACTCTATGACACACTATCTAAAAAGGGCTAAATGAAATGCTTAAAATGAAGTCAAGAGCTTCTTGTTTGGTTGAATTAATCACGGACGTGAATTAGTGACACCCTACTAATGGTGGCGTTGATGATGGTTTCCTTGAGACAATCAAATTGTGAAGGAAATTACTATAATTTtaatgcatattttaattaataaatctagagtttatttatttattgtataGCATTTATGATAAAAGATCCTAATAGCAtatatgcttttatttatttatcttagaACTTTCAAGGAGGTCATTGTTGGGTGCGAGGAAACTTAAGATGGTAAGGATCCATAGTAAATTGCTCATAACAAAACACTGTATagctaaaaatatttaatatttaattcaaaattttaaacaaattttcttttctaagaatgtttaaatattaaaaaaatttaaacaaattttcttttctttcttaaacaattgaaaaaaaatgaaatcattgtttttttttcaaacaaacagaaaaaaaaaaagaaatgaacaTAATCCGGCCAGATCCGTACGACCTCTGCCCTTTCTCAAAGTTCTGTCCTCTGCAAATCATGTCTAGGCAATAAATTGTGTGGGGAATATGTGCATTGTTCATCGTCAGTAGCTTTGTCCACTGTTTTCTCCTTTTCAAATTCCATTTATTTCtcccccttctcttcttctcaatTATTATTGGCGCGTCCAGTAAAAGCAATTTATCCTTCAATTATTTGGTTCATATAACTATTAGATTGTTAAATGGTCTTGAATCATTACAAACAGCCAAGAAAGTTGGCTACTTGTCATTTTCCGATTGTGATTTTGAGATAAAGCGCGGGGAGATAGTTGGCTACTTGGCTCTAGCTAGATTACTGTCTTCTGATCTGAGGTTTAGGAGTTGATCATGTAAGGAGATGATGCTCAGATAGATAGTTATTGATGAATAGTTAATTCTCTAATCTTGAATAAAACTTCTCAATGATCTTGCACATAATCAATCGATCTAACGAAGTGTTAGTGATCAAAGATCATAGAAGGAGTTCTGACAAGGCCCTTTGACGCTCAAGTTTATACAGTTTCCTTACAAGTGGAAAAAAAGAACAGTAATGGATACGTGAATGAAGGTTTCTAATGCAGGAATTGCGTACCTCATCAACGGAGAAGACCCCTTTTTTTATATCACCTCTCATGATCTCCATGACCATGAGTTGTCATCATGCATCGGAGTTTGTTAGGTAGTTCTTCGAAAAGCTTCCGAGGAATCTTTTCTACCCACAgatatacctcttttgtcgtttataactAAATCTTTTTTAAAGTCATTGGAGAGATAAATGAATCGTCGATAAGAAACTAGATAAACTCCATAGAAGTTTTCAAAGGAATATTCTCGATAACTATGCGAGACTGTTAAAATATTGTCGATTGTTTGTCTGCTGCATATATTTCGACCGGCTCGTAGCGCCGACCATATTGTTTTATCATGGTACTCTGTTATGGTATCTCGGCCTGTCCATAAAACTGGACGTATTATTTGTCATTGTATCAATCTGCCTTGTCATACATTATATTCTACAAGGATCTTTTCTAATATAACGCTCATAGTGTACCAAAGCTTCATACAAGAAATATGTTAGAATTTTATTTTAGAGATAAGatgaaattaattaactaaaacttGGTCAACCTATACGCGATCGAGCTGATATGCAGAGTTTTCTAAGAataagtgtctttaagctcgCCCGATCTTTACCCGGCCGGACGACAAGGGAAGCCTCGTGTTCGGTCGGTCTTTATCCAGCCGATCTCAtattaagagttttataaggccacACATCTCTAAGTTCGTCCGGGCTTTATTCGATTGATTGTATATTAAAGATATACATATATAAGTTTAAGTATCTCTGGGCTCACCCAGGCTTTGCCCGGTCGGATGTTCAAGAGAACTTATATATTTGTTCGGCTTTCGTCCGACCGATCGTATATTAAAGATATACATAAGGGTTAAGTGTCTCTGGGTCCGCCCGGACTTTGCCCGACCGGGTGTTCACAGAAAACTTGTATGTTCGTTCGATTTTCGTTCGGTTGATCGTATATTAAAGATATACATAAGATTAAGTTTCTCTAGGTCAGTCCGAGGTTTGATCGGTCGAGTGTTCACAGAGAACTTGCATGTTCATTCATCCTTCGTCCGACCGATCATATATTAAAGATATacataaggttaagtatctctgggcTCACTCGGGCTTTACTCGACCGGGTGTTCACAGAGAATTTATATGTTCGTTCAGCCTTTGTCCGACTGATCGtatattaaaaatatacataaggTTAAATATCTCTAGATCCGCTCGGACTTTGCCCGAccgggtgttcacagagaacTTGTATATTCGTTCGGCCTTCGTTCGACCGATCGTATATTAAAGATATGTCGAAGTTAAGTATTTCTGGACCCGCACGAGCTTTTCCCGGTTGGATATTCACATAGAACTTGTATGTTCATTAGACCTTCGTCCGACCGATTGTATATTAAAGATATacataaggttaagtatctctgaGTCCGCCTGGACTTTGCCCGACCGGGTATTCATTCGGCCTTCGTTCGACCGATCGTATATTAAATATATGGTTGAAGTTAAGTATCTCTGGACCTGCATGGGCTTTTCCCGGTTGGATATTCGCATAGAACTTGTATGTTCGTTCGATTTTCGTCCGACCGATCGTATATTAAAGATATACACAAGGTTAAGTATCTTTGAGTCCGCTTGGACTTTTCTGGCCGGGTATTCACAGAGAATTTGTATGTTCATTCGACCTTTGTCTGACCGATCGTATATTAAAGATATATATGAGGTTAAGTATCTCTGAACCTGTTTGGATTTTACTCGGATGAATGTTCATAGAGAACTGTCCGATCGTTAACTAATCGAGCATCCtaccttttttatttttagagaacaatcctaaaatttttatattcaacTAAGTTCACACCCGATTTTTTTTACCCACGTTTTGTTGTAGAGTTATACGGACAAGATCTAAGAATTTTAAAGTTAGCCGATCAATACACCATTACCCGTATGGGGGGAGCTATACGATCCTCATGTCAATCAATGAACCTCGCGACTATTTAGCTGCTCAAGACAAGATGATAAAAATGCATTTATCTCGTAGATTCCAAGCAATTGAATTACTCGTATTTTTTAGAAATCTTCGGGGCAGTTTCCCCTTCTTCAGAAATTATGAAAATCTGTCCTGCGAGATTGGATACCGACGAAGTGATGGGACGCATTTCAATTAATTTCCcaccttccacctcttctccctGGCAATGTATCAAAAGCAGATGCTTTGCAATTATTCCGGCCCCATTCTTCCTGGTTTATAGTCGCTCCTGTCCATTCCATCATTGTTCGTGATACAAAACTCGAAAATGCGTTAGATAGGAGCAATTTGGCGTCTTCTCTCGTCCCTTCTCCCTTCTTATTTCCTCTGCTTTTGTTCGGCTGGTCTCTCATACCAGTTCTTGGCTGtaaaaaaaatcactttttggGGCATCTTGCACGATGAGGTTGGCCAGAATTCTCCCGGCATGCTTTCTCGTCGCCATTTTGGCCACCGTCACGCTTCCGACCTCGGCGGACGGCCTTTTCAGGATCAGATTGACCAAGAGGCCGCTGGACCGGACCGACCGGCTCGCCGCCCGTCTCTCTCGTGGCGCTGAGGGGGTCGGTGCTCTGGAAACTCGTACGTACGACCGTCTGCGAGGGAGTCTCGGGCTCAAGCACGGGCCGGATGGTCCGGACGGGCCTGTGGGGCCTGACAGTGGCAACATTGTCTCCCTCAAGAACTACATGAACGCTCAGTACTTTGGCGAGATCGGCATCGGCTCTCCGTCGCAGAACTTTACGGTGATCTTTGACACAGGGAGCTCCAATTTGTGGGTGCCTTCTGCCAAGTGCTATTTCTCAGTGAGCCATCAACTTCCTAGTCTTTGTAATGCTCACTTGTTAACGTAGGAGGAGGAAATGATTTTGATTTTGGTTGAACAGGTTGCCTGCTATTTCCATCCCAAATACAAGTCAAGCCAATCTAGCACCTATCGGAAGGATGGTTAGTCCCTGTTTAGCGTTTCTTTCATTTTTCTGGTTAGTTTTGCAAGAAACTGCAAGTACTCTTTGTAAAATGTCAGTAACTACTTGAATGATAACAGGTTGCTACTCAATTCACTTTAAACCAGTCTTCTAAGCCCAAACACTTCATCATGATGGTTTCTGGCAGAAATCTGAAAACCCAGTGAAgcacctttttttattttttgcgcGTTTTATCTCATACTCCTGATCTGAAGTTTGGCTTAAGTGAATGACTAATTAACTTAGTATTCTTaatttagcaaaaaaaaattagTGTTTAAGTTGTAACTTCTTGCGAATTTTGTCATCTTATAGACTGTTTGCTAATTTTGTCATCTTACAGAAAAACTTATTTGTAATTTTATCTCTCCTtttgatattttttgaaaatgGGACACCCTTAAACGATAATGAAAATAAGGGGTGTCCTTTTGATTTTTGCCTAAAATGTATCTAACCTATGGAATGTTTTTTTTATAAGTAATATGGTTcgctaaatattttaaagattggttaggaaagaatatatatatatatatatatatatagacttctAATATCTCTTCAAAATGCCTCTTGTAGTTTTACTATTATCGGGTTACCCTCAGACTTTCATAAGTATTATCGAAATGAATACTAACAATCGGGTGGGGGCAAAACAACAAAAGAACTACAAGGGCATTTTGACAATCCTTGTGAAAGTGTGAGAAATAAAATGACAATAATGAAATGAGGCTATTTTCAGAAGTAATAAAAATCATAGGGTAAGATAAAATTTTCTCAAAGAGTAGAGCTAAGTTTTCCTTTTGTAggaacattttattttatttttctatatgaTAATCAAGTTATATCCTGACTTTAGTAGTGCATCATCTACATTGTACGATAATGAAGATGATGTCATTTCTTGAGGTCTGTATTAGAGTTATGATAATATTAATTTATTCCATCCATTACCCATTTTTTGGATGCTTAGTAGATagctttccttctcctcctcctcctcctcattatttttcttttttctttcagTTAACACCTAAaccaattatttaaaatctttttttttccaGGGAAGTCTGCAAGTATTCACTATGGTAGTGGATCAATATCAGGTTTCTTTAGTCAAGATCATGTCACAGTTGGTGACATTGTCATCATGGATCAGGTCTATAGTGATTAAAATTTCAATCTTGAGTTGTTATGCATTTTCTAGTAAATTTCCAATTTTGGTCTGACTGATATGTCCTCAATAATCAGATTGGTGCATAGATTCCAATCTGATCTGTTTCCATCTTCTAAAATTACAAACTCCTGCATAGAAACTGAGAATGCTGTTCTTTGCTCTTTCAGGCATTTATTGAAGCCACTAAAGAGCCGAGCACAACCTTTTTGATGGCAAAATTTGATGGAATACTAGGGCTTGGATTCCAAGAAATCTCAGTTGACAATGCAGCGCCTTTATGGTATTCATGGCATACTTAACCATGCTTTGATTATTGAGGATGGTCAAGTTTTTCTTTTGACATATTCCTTTACTTATTTCTTTCTTAACAAGTCACTCTGAAGGTTTTTCTTATGCTTTATTTATTGCTTAACAGTTGTGTTTTCTCAATCAGCTTAAGATTCTAAGATAAGTAGTATCCCATATTGTTCTGTTGGCTTTTCATATTTCTCCCTGTTGGTTTGATCTTTCCCAACTTAACTTCTACCAAGGTTATCTGGAAGGACATAAACTTTTATCCATCTTTAACTCAGAACCATGTCAATGATGTGTCAAGCTTGGTCCTTTACCCGGCTTGCATGTGGGGGTTGTGATAGTCACAGTTTTTTCAAGGGAATTGATACATATTTCACTTAAAATGCAAGTAAACAACACAAAAGGATATAGTACATGAAGTTTCATAAACATAATAGCACACGTATTACTTGAATAACAATAAAGTGAGAACAAGCTCCCAAGTGGCACAAGAATTCCAACTCTACTAGCAAATGTCTTAGATTAGCAATAGTAGTGCAATTAGAATCTCCAGCTGTAGTAGCTCTAGTAACAGCAATGCTTAGAGACCACTAGTGCAAGACCTCAGAAACAATTATAAAATATTGGCAAATGTTGCACTAAAACAAAATTAGTCATGCATTTAAAagcaaaagattttatttttgaccTTATTGCCCATTTGTTTCAGATACATTTGTTCATCAATAAGATTTTAATTGGTAGATGACCAAAGAAATTCTCTTATATCATTTTCGTCTACTACACTCACGTACCTAGAGAAGGCACAATTCCAAACCATAAATCTTTctacaaaattgaacattaaaATACTTCAACACAaagttgttattgttattgttttcTTGTATCAAATACCAGTTTAGGTGAATGGGCAACTTGTGTATTATGACTTTTGCTTTCATGTGAACAAGAAGATGATGTCTACCAATACATTTAACACTAATCCAATGTTTGTGAAGGTTTCTTGAGTGTCACATACCTGGCCTTATGAATCACGTGCCCAGAAAATGACCAGCTAATTTTCATAAATAAACTTCAATTATGCTTTAACAGGTATAACATAGTCAATCAAAGTCTTGTAAAAGAGCCAATTTTCTCGTTCTGGTTCAACCGTGATGCAACTGAAGGAGTGGGAGGTGAAGTTGTTTTTGGAGGGACTGACCGACGGCATTACAAAGGCGAACACGCATATGTTCCTATAACTCAGAAGGGGTATTGGCAGGTTGATTCCATTTCTTTTTTAGCAAACAAATTCAGGATATAAGATTCTATCCTTTATTTAAATCCtgaatttcaaagtcttttgcaGTTTGACATGGAAGATGTCCTTCTTGGTGGTCAAACAACTGGTTGGTCATAAAGTTCTATACActctgtttgtttatttacttatATAGTATAGATGTGTCTATTTTTATGccctttggtttttttttttggatctaTTTGGGTCAGGATTCTGTTCTGGAGGTTGTTCTGCAATTGTTGATTCTGGTACTTCACTGATTGCTGGTCCAACAGTAAGTTTGTAAAGAAACCCTTTTAAcaatttcatacaaaatttcttggtATCACATGTGAAATGATGTACCTTTACGAGGGTATGGCAGCCAAGTGTCTTGACTCCTGTTTTAATGCATTTGCAAATTTGACATTCATATGCCAATATTTGTTTCAATCCTGAAAAGCACTATTTCTCATGGTACTTCATATTTTGGATTTCAAAACCCCTGGATTTCAATCATGACTGTTAATCTAGAAGTTAGAAAAAGGTAGAATACATTTTACTGTCAGGTTGGCACCACTTTAGAACAAACCTTTCAGATTAGGATCCAAACATTATGCAGAAAAGGTACCAATTATTATCTTACTAGAAAATGAAATAGTTGGTTCACATAACTGAGTAAATCCATTTATTATTTGTTTATCTGAAGGTAGAGAAGCTGCAAACCTTTTTGTTTTAGTTGGCTCTCAATGCACTTGTAGTACATGAGTTCAACTTAGTTTGTGTTGGTCTTTCCTTTCTCAATTTGAAAGTCATAATCCTTTTAatatttagtttttaaattggTGCAGTAGTTAACATTCCCTTTAACAATTTCTCTGCAGACTGTTATTACACAAATTAACCAGAAAATTGGAGCTGATGGCGTTGTTAACCAACAGTGCAAAACAGTAGTTACACAATATGGTGAAAAGATTATGGATTTGTTGGTGAACAAGGTTCTTAAATTACCCTTCATGATTAAATCTTTAAATAATTATCAATAAATGCTGAAGAGTGAAGCCATGGTTTGTGTTATAGGAACAACCAGCAAAGATTTGTTCACAGATTGGTCTCTGTGCTTTTGATGGAAGTCAAGGGGTTAGGTCAGCAATTAGCCAAATGTTATCTGACTTTCATAATATGCTCTGACTAATTTGTTCTCATGTTGTTACTTATAAAAAATTcactaatttttctttcattagtTTGCAAATCAAGAGCGTCGTTGACAAGAGAGTTGAGAAATTAGTTACTTCTTCTAGAGACAATATGTGTGCCTATTGTGAAATGGCAGTCATATGGATGCAAAATCAGCTCAAACTGAACCAGTCACTGGAGCAGATGTTGGACTATCTCAATGAGGTGAAGTTGCACATCACAATTCCTTATCTAGCTTCTTTGTTGTTGTTATAACTTTCAGAATTGGTTTCAGTTATGCGAGCGAATACCTAATCCAATGGGAGAATCAGCTGTTGACTGTGACAGTCTGTCCTCCATGCCTGTTATTTCATTCAACATCGGTGGAAGGAGTTTTGACCTCAAACCTGAACAGGTACATAATGTTCATGACCATTATCTTTTTATGCAATGATTTCGAAATCCTATAAATATAGTTCCTgcaattaattcaaaaatatttccaCATCTTTCATTCAAAATTGTAGGAGATTTGTAAGATTGCAAATTGGATGATAACCAACTTTCTTGTTGTACACAATAGCCCCTGTGGCCTTTAGCATGTCCTTGATTTTCTCTTCTTATTCTCTCAAAATTCTCTCTTGTTGCAGTATATCCTTGAAGTTTCAACTGGAGATTCTAAGCAATGTATCAGTGGATTTCAGGCGATTGATGTATCTCAAGGTCCACTTTGGTACGCCACCGTTCC
This region of Zingiber officinale cultivar Zhangliang chromosome 9A, Zo_v1.1, whole genome shotgun sequence genomic DNA includes:
- the LOC122018524 gene encoding aspartic proteinase oryzasin-1-like, which produces MRLARILPACFLVAILATVTLPTSADGLFRIRLTKRPLDRTDRLAARLSRGAEGVGALETRTYDRLRGSLGLKHGPDGPDGPVGPDSGNIVSLKNYMNAQYFGEIGIGSPSQNFTVIFDTGSSNLWVPSAKCYFSVACYFHPKYKSSQSSTYRKDGKSASIHYGSGSISGFFSQDHVTVGDIVIMDQAFIEATKEPSTTFLMAKFDGILGLGFQEISVDNAAPLWYNIVNQSLVKEPIFSFWFNRDATEGVGGEVVFGGTDRRHYKGEHAYVPITQKGYWQFDMEDVLLGGQTTGFCSGGCSAIVDSGTSLIAGPTTVITQINQKIGADGVVNQQCKTVVTQYGEKIMDLLVNKEQPAKICSQIGLCAFDGSQGVSLQIKSVVDKRVEKLVTSSRDNMCAYCEMAVIWMQNQLKLNQSLEQMLDYLNELCERIPNPMGESAVDCDSLSSMPVISFNIGGRSFDLKPEQYILEVSTGDSKQCISGFQAIDVSQGPLWILGDIFMGVYHTVFDYGKLQIGFAEAA